CCCCACATGACATCCGGGTAGCGTGGAGGGCCTATGCGCACCACCATTCACCCCACCACTGAAGGCGTGCTCAACGACGACGCCGGGTCCACCGTCCGCCGCAGTGTGCTGCCCTCCGGGGTCAGGGTCCTCACCGAGGCTATGCCGGGGGTCCGCAGCGTGACCATCGGCTACTGGATCGCCGTCGGCTCCCGGGACGAGGCCGAGCACCAGTACGGCTCCACGCACTTCCTGGAGCACCTGCTGTTCAAAGGCACCCGCACCCGCTCCGCCATGGACATCGCCGCCGAGTTCGACGCCGCCGGAGGTGAGTCCAACGCCATGACCGGCAAGGAGTCCACCTGCTACTACGCCCGGGTCCTCGACACTGACCTGCCCATCGCCGCCGAGGTCCTCACCGACCTGGTGACCTCCGCGGTGATCGACGCGCAGGAGATGGAGACCGAGCGCGGGGTGATCCTCGAGGAGCTCGCCATGGCCGAGGACGACCCCACCGACGTCGTGCATGAGCGCTTCAGCGAGCAGGTCCTCTCCGACCACCCTCTGGGCCGGCCCATCGGGGGAACGACGGCAGCGATCCGGGCGGCGGCGCGTGAGGATGTGGTGGACCACTACCGGCGCTGGTATCGGCCCGAGGAGCTGGTGATCACCGCGGCCGGGGGAGTGGACCATGATCAGCTCGTCGGGCTCGTCGCCGAGGCCCTGGAGGGCAGCGACTGGGACGTCAGCGGTCGCGGCGAGCCCGCACCCAGGAGGGTGGGCGATGTGCAGACCATCCCGGTCCGCGAGGGCGTCGCGCATCACCGCAAGGGCATCGAGCAGTCCCAGGTGATCATCGGCGGACGTGGGCTCGCCGCGGGGGACCAGGACCGGTTCGCGCTCTCCCTGATGCACGCGATCCTGGGCGGGGGAATGTCCTCCCGCCTGTTCCAGGAGGTCCGGGAGCGCCGCGGCCTGGCCTACGCCACCTACAGCTTCTCCGCGGGGTTCACCGACGCCGGGTACTTCGGCCTGTACGCGGGCTGCCTGCCCGAGAAGGTGGACATCGTGACGGAGGTGATGGTCGCGGAGCTGGAGCGGATCGCCTCGGAGCCGGTGACGGCGGAGGAGCTGGCCCGGGCAAAGGGGCAGCTGCGCGGCGGCACGGTCCTCGGCATGGAGGACACCGCCTCCCGCATGAACCGGCTGGGCAGGGCGGAGCTGGTCCGCGGCGAATTCGTCGACATCTCCGACTCCCTGGCTGAGATCGAGGCGGTCACCGCCGAAGACATCGCCCGGGTGGCCCGCCGTCTCGCCGAATCTCCCCGCGCGACGACCCTCGTGGGCCCGTCAGCGCAGGCATAGCTCAGACCCAGGCGGTCCAGTCGGCCTTGCGGATCATGCAGTGGATCCCCTTGACCCCGTCCACCACCTGGCTGACCTCAAAGTCCGCTCCGGCTGACAGGTAGGCCAGGGCAACAGATCGAGGCACACCGAAGCGGTCGTGGAGGAACGCGATCGCATTTCGGGTTGCGTTCTGCACAGCTATGTTGAGGTCCGGGTCTAGCCCGGTGGGGATCCAATGGGCAGCGGTCTCCACCACGGGCCCGTGTGCGCCACCTAGGGTCTCACCTTTGTCGCTTCCGGGTAGCACGGTCAGTCGCAGTGTCGCTCGCAATGAGGCCTCCAGGGCAGTGAGCGCTACTTCCCCGTTGCCCTGAGCGAAGTGCGGATCGCCCGCATAGAATCCCGCGCCCTCAGTGAGAACTGGAAGATAGAGGGTGCTGCCCTCCACTGCGTGCTTGATGTCAATATTTCCTCCGTATTCGGCAGGTGGCGAAGACGGCACCGGTGTGCTCGTAGCCGGGGCCGTTCCCATTAGTCCTAGGAATGGTTCGATGGGGAACCTCGCTCGGCGTCCTTGTCCCGCGTCGATCAATCCCACCTCGAACCCCTTGTGCTCCTCCACCCAGGAGAAATGGGAAACGGTGCCGTCACGAACCATCGAATCGATGTGCCGGCTCGGAGTGGAGTTCATGTCTTCGGGGTATTCCCCGGCCAGAGCTCCGAACCCGTGCCGGTTGGAGATGATTCCGTAGGGCACACGGCGGGCCAGTTGCAGAATATCTATCTTCAGGACGTCGCCTGGCTTGGCGCCAGAGACATGAATCGGGCCGGTCACCACATGTGGTCCGTCCTCCGGACTGTTGGTCTTATCGCTGGCAGCCATGTCCACCGCGTCCTGGAGTACGTCCGCTACGTCGAACTGACGGAAGTATCCCTCTGGATTGCGGCCCTGATCCTCGAGTAGACCCTCGTGAGAGAGGGTGTCGATGGTGATGGTTCGGCCGGAGCTCAGCTCAGCTACTGAGGATGATGCGGCATTCGGCAACCATCCCCATAGGGCACTTCCAGGGGTCGTAGCTAGGTAGACGTCACCAGGAATGTGCCCGGTGCCGGGCTGGAGGATCAGGGAGTCGGTAAGTGATGGTGTCATGGCTCCTCTTTAGGGGCTGGTTGTTAGGGGGCTGGCGATGGGGAGATGGACGGTCAGGCCGATTTCGACAAATGACCCAAGGGCGAACCCAGTGGCACCGATGCAGATTCAGGCGATGAGAGGCTCGGCGAACCATCGCTGGTACTCGCATTGAACGGCCGGTAATCGTCGGAGTCAGCCACATAAGTCCAACCATGAGCACGACTAGTCACGCCAGCTGAGATGAGTTCACGGATTGGGTGATGGGTGGGCGTCGGACCAGCGACGTGCAACTGGTCTTCCCGCTGAACATCTTGTGGAAGGGGGCAGTCTGTGGCCGCGCCCGTTCTTGATGTGAAATTCTTATAATCCAGGCGGGTAGGCAACCTCAGACCTCCGCGGCGTCCATGGCACGCACGAACCGTTGCGTGCGAGGATCCCTGGGATTGTCTAGGACCTGTTGGGGGCTTCCCTCTTCAATGATCACACCGTCGGCCATTAGGACGATCTTGTCGGCTACGTTGCGGGCGAACCGCAGCTGATGGGTGGCGATAATCATGGTCAGTCCTGTGTTACGGGCAAGATCTGTAATCACCTTGAGAACTTCGGCCACACGTTCCGGGTCCAGGGCGCTCGTCGGTTCATCTAGCAGCAGGGCTTTCGGGCGGGGGGCAAGCGCCCTGGCTATGCCTACGCGTTGTTTTTGCCCGCCGGAGAGCTGATCCGGGTAGTGGTCAATTCGATCGGACATACCCACCTGGCCGAGAAGTCCCTCGGCGCGCTGGGAGGCTTCCTCGTTGCTGTACCCGTAAACCCAGCGCAGTGGGCCAGCGATGTTCTCCCGGACGCTGAGATGCTCGAACAGCTCGAAGTTCTGAAACACCATGCCGACGCCGGCCTCGACGCGCTGTTCGGCTGCACGTCCTGCCGAAATTCGCTGTCCCTGGTGGTAGCCCACAGTGACCTCGTTGACGCGGATCTGTCCGTCGTCAATCGTCTCAAGGTGGTTAATGGTGCGAAGCAATGTCGACTTCCCGGATCCGCTGGGCCCCAGCAGTGCGACTACCTCGCCCTGCTGGACGGCCAGGTCGATGCCCTTGAGCACCTGCAAGTCCTTTGAGTAGGACTTGGTGACATTCTCGATGCTGATCATCGTGGATGGCCCATCCTGGCTGCGAAGCGCGAGGTCGGAGACCTCCGGCAAATCCTCCGGGACCATGATGTCGCTCTCATCTGTGGTTTCCTTGTCCTTCGTCTGTGGAGGCACGCTCATTGTTGAGCGGCTCCACGGCAGGCGCAATGGAGGACGACGTCGGGTCACGGCGGCCTCCACCCCCAGCTGGAGCACTGTGATGGCTGCAGTGAGGAGCAGGTACATCACCGCTGCGGCGAAGTAGATGGAGAAATAATCAAAGGTGGAGGAAGCTAGTTGTTGGGTGCGGAGAGTCAGTTCGGGGACCGCGATGACTGAGGCTAGGGCGGAGTTTTTCATGGTCGCGACGACTTCATTGCCAAGGGCGGGGATCGCCTGACGGAACCCCTGCGGGGCAATAATGCGCCGCATCAAAGTGGGCGGCTTCATGCCCAGTGCCCGTCCGGCGTCTTTTTGTCCCTTGCCTACTCCGAGCACTCCGGAGCGGAAAATGTCGGCGAAAAAGGAAGCCTCGTTCAAAGCGAGGGCAATCACGCCCGCTTGCAGGGGGCTGAAAGTGATGCCTGCTTGGGGCAGCGCCGTAAAGACGAATACCAGTTGCAAGATCAGCGGGGTGCCGCGATAGAGAGTGGTGTAGGCCCGGGCGATCATCGCCACTGCCCGCCACGGCGAGAGCAGCATTGCCGCGAGGACGAAGCCGATCGCGGCACCGCCGATTGATGCGCCCACTGTTAGCTGCAGGGTGAACCAGAGCCCGCCCCAGAGGTACTCAAAAGTGAGGTAGTGGAGGAAGTCAGTCATGGTCAGCCCACGGAGAGGATATTCGGCTCAGCGACATGATTAGCGTCAAGCTCCCAGCGTTCAGCTAGTTCCTCCTGAAGGCCGTTCTCCTGAATAACCATCAAGGCTTCCTGGACAGCGTCGCGGAAGTCGTGCTCGCCCTGCGGGACACCAATGGCAATTTCGTAGTCGAGCATGACGGTCTCGGCGGAGTCGAGCTCGTCAGGATGTTCGGCAATGAAACGGTTCACCGTGTTGACGTCGTTCATGTACGAATCGGCCTGTCCCGAACGCACGGCTTGAACACAGTCTGCCGCCGCGTCGAAAAGGAGGAGTTCAGGCGCCGGTTCGCCGATTTCCTCACAGTCTGGGCCCACGGCCTCCACCAGGGGGACTTCTACATATCCTCGGTTCAGAGCGACTGTCGTCCCACAGAGGGATGTGTCGATACCGGTGATGTCCTCAGGGTTTCCGTCTCCTACCAGGATGCCGTCATAGACGTGGGAGTAGCTGATGAAATCAACGCCGCCCTCAGCTCGCTCCTCAGTGGCGTAGAGGTTGGAGAGGATCCAATCCGCCTGGCCACTGTCCACCGTCGGGATAAGTTCGGAGAAGCCGACTGAGAGGTAATCCACCTCAAACCCCAAACAAGCGCCGACAGCTTCCCCGAGGTCGATGTCGAAGCCTTCGTATTCGTTGGGGTTGTCATCGGAAACAGTCGCGTACCCGGGGACGTGGGGGTTTAGGGCGTTGGTCCTTGTTTCCCCCACCAGGTCGGGGTTGTCTTCGCGCAACTGTTCACACTCGTCGCTGCTCACCAGATCTTCGTATGGGCCTTCATAGTCGGCGGCAGATTCAGCGTCCCCTCCACAGGCGGCAAGGGTCAGGACAGTTGCAGCGAAGGTTGCACTGGCAGAAACCAGAGTCTTGTAGCGCATCGTGTTCTCCTAGGCGTAGGTGCGAGCTTTTAGTTCACTTGGTCAGACCAAGTTGTGAAGAAGCTAGCACTGCAAAATGGTGATATAGGTGACTTTTCGATCCTGAAACTAAGATTTAACGAGCTCGAAACGAATATTGGTCCATTGGTCAGCCCAAGCGAACCTTTGGTACTTTTGCGGTGTAAGTGGAATCACATCAGAGTGAGGAGTCCCCGCGTGGCTGAGGCACATATCCCGCCATTGGCGTTTCGAAGCCAGAACGTGGCAGTCATGCTGGCGGCCCACCTTGAGAAGCTGATCGCCACTGGAATCCTGGCCCCAGGTGCAAAATTGCCAGCGGAACGCGAGCTGGCTAAGACTCTTTCCGTATCGAGAGCTTCTCTCAGAGAGGCGCTTTACGACCTCGAAGCCAAGAATCTGGTGGAGCGTCGTCCCGGACGGGGTACTCATGTGGTTGAGCAGGGAAGCCATGTTCAGGCATTGCAGGATCTCTCCTCCAGCCGATACGGGCAAGACAGCGCCGCGGAGCTTCGGAGGTTGGTCGAACCATCTGTGGCCGCTCTCGCCGCCCAGCGGGCAACCGAGTCGAACTTGGTGCAGTTGCGGGATGTGATTGATCGAAGCCGGCATGTACGTACCGCCGCGCATTCCCTAGAGTGCGATCGCGAATTTCATCTGCTCCTGGCGCACGCAACCTTCAACCCCTTGATTACTACGTTGCACAGCATGACCACGGAATGGACCATCGAGCTGCGGACACATTCGCACACAACCCAAGAGGGACGTTCGTCCTCGCTGAGAGGACATGAGGAGATCCTGGCTGCAGTGGAAGCGCATGATGCGGGTGTAGCAGCGGAAGCTATGCGGCGTCACTTGGACGAGGTGAGATCGCTCATCGCCGAAGAAGTCCCTCCAACAGGGGGCGCCGCCTGAGGCGCTCGCAGTGCTAGCTGATCAAGGAGCTGTGGACCTATGGGGAGAGCCGGCTGGCCGTCCGATTCGTGTATGAGTGGCACGACGCCGCAGGGAGCTGGTTCCGCTCGCATGGCAACGAGAACTGGGAGTTGGCGGGCAACGGGCTGATGCAGCGTCGGGTCGCTTCGATCAATGATCAGGCCATCCGTGAGAAGGACCGGCTCTTCCGCTGGCCCTCCGGTCCGAGGCCGGCTGATCATCCCGGACTGACAGAGCTTGGCCTCTGACTGTTCTCCACAGTTTCCCCGTGCGGAGTAGCGCGAGGCGTGCGGGTCGGGCTAGTCTCATGCGAACGCCGGGGAACGGAGGGGTTTCTGCTCCCGGGCGGCACGAACGGAACTTTTGGACGGAACGGACTTTCCTGTGCTTCCACGCACCCTCAGCACAGCTGTGCTCACTGCCAGCACCTCAGCCCTGACATTCCTGCTCCTCACCGCCTGCGGCGGTGAGGCAGAAACGAGCGAGGCGGCCTCCTCAGCAGAGCCCGACGCCGATACCTCAGAAGCACCGCAAAGGGACAGCGGAGCGGAGGAAGAGGACGAGGACAGCGCGCCCATCCCAGCCTCCTCAGACGGCCCCGCCCAAAACTGGCCCGAGCCAGAGATCCCTGAGGAAATCTACGAGGAGACCGAAGGGGGAGCGGAGGCCCTCCTTTATTACTGGTGGGAAGTGCTGAACTACGCCCGGAACACGGGAGACACAGACCTGCTTGAACAGTTCTCAAGCGGTGAGTGCATCTACTGCCAACACGAGGTCGACCTCACCCGAGAGCTTTACGACGAGGAGAACGGGTGGTGGGTAAATGAGGCTCCGGCCATCAACAACACATACTCCCGCCTGGAAGACGATGGGGAGTCGTTTTACATCTTCACCCTCGACTCCAAGCCTTTTGAGCTCTATATCGACGGAGAGCACGATTATACGGCGGACGATCCACACACAGATGTCGGTTGGACGGGCTGGGGTGAGTTCAACGGTGAGCACTGGGTGACGAGCGAGCTCCAAATCGTCGACCCAGAGCAGGTTGGGGAGCAGGAGGAAAGCGGATGAGACGGAGGCGCCGGAATCAAAAGCTCCGAGTCCTAGATGCTGGAGTACTTGTGCTCTTTGTTGCATCAGGGGTGTTCTTCATTGCCGAGCCACCTGCACTGGCATCGGGGGAAGTATCGAACTCCTCGGAGACTGACTTCCGCGGTTTCGAAGGAAACCGCAACTTCAGTGTTCGCGGCCAGCAGCGGAACACGGAGCAAACGGAAAGGCCTGGGAGCATCGACAATTCGGAGAGCAGCGTGAGCGTTCCCGCCCTACCGCGTGTGGGAGGTGGCGGGGACTCCCCGGCCCCGATGCATCCCGACGAGTTGGAGTTGTTGTCGTCGAACCCTTGCCTCATTGACGCCACCACTATTGATCATGACTGCATGCAGGCATCCAATGCTGCCTGTGGGCCGTCTTCTGAGAATGATGGGGAAGCGGGCGAAGAAGACACCTTCAACCAGCTTGGATTAGAGCGTCCTATGGTCTCGGGGTGCGCAGCACCCGATGCGCCCTCCGCTGGAGATCCAGAGCTTCCTGATGCCGATGAGCCCGTCGACCCGGCGGTCCTCATTCACTCCGAAGTGGCCGAAGAGTTCGCGCAGCTGACCCTCGACGTCGGTGGGGTGCAGTATGACGCCGACGGACTGGGCTTCGGATACCGGAACCAGCCGTTGAACGTCTTCGTCGACGGAGACGTGGAGACCTTCACGGAGGAGATGTTCGGCTTCGATGTCACCATCCGGGCGATCCCCTCCCAGTTCCGGTTCAACTACGGCGACGGCTCCGGCGACCGGCTCCTGAACACCCCGGGTATGGACCGGGTCGACTACGCAGAGCTCACCGGCCAGCCCACTGACGAGTACATCGAAACCCCCACCAGCCACGTCTACGACGAGACCGGGACCTTCGAAGTCAACGTAACCACCACATACACCGGCGAATACCAAGTGGAGGGAGGACCCTGGATCCCCATCCCCGGCACAGTCACCGCAGAAGCGGACCCGGGCGAATCAGACATCTGGCGGATCAGAAGCGCCCCCGTCTCAGGGGACTGCGAACACTCATCCCAATGGGGATGCGGAGAAGCCTTCGACGGCGAAACGCCGCAGATCTTCGTCGAAAACGGCTGGTGCGAAGAGACCGGCCGCTGCTGAGCGAACCTCAGCCGCCCGCGAAGGGCGGAAGGATGTCCAACCGGTCGCCGTCGTTGATCACACCAGACTCCCGCTTCGCGCGAGTCCCATTGACCAGGAAACTCGACCGCGCACACACCCGCTCCATCGACGGCGCCGAACCATCCCCGGCAGGGAGCATCCCCGGCAGCTGGTCCACAAAATCACCCAACGGCATCGCAGTGCGCGGCAGCGGCAGAGTCAGCTCCTCAGCCCCCGCAGCCTCAGCCGCACCCGCATAAAAACGGACCACCACCGACGTGCCGCGAGCCAGCACCGTATCCGTATGCGCAAACGACTCAGTCATCATCACGGTCTCCTCACTCAGCCGCCGATCGCGCTCATCGAACGCTCCGGACGAGAAAAGCCCTCCCGCTCAAAACCAGGACGAGACGAACCATGCGCCGCAGGCTTCGCCCACATCGCACCCGCCCACCGCTGCGCAACATCATCATCAGACTTGGTGTCATCACGCAGCAGATGCATGAGGTCATACTCCTCCGCGGAGAACAAGCAGCTCATCACCCGGCCTTCCGCAGTCACCCGGGTCCGAGTGCACGCGGAGCAGAACGGCTCCGTCACGCTCGCAATCACACCCACACGCCCCAGCAGCTCACCAGAGCCCTGATCCTGCACATCGAAGCGCTCAGCCGGAGCGCCGTCCCGGTTCTCCTGAGTGGGGGAGAGGTCATACCGCTGAGACAGCAGCGCCCGCGTCTCCGCCGCAGAAACAGTCCCCTCACGCTTCCAATTCTGATCCGCGTCCAAAGGCATGTGCTCAATGAACCGCAGCTCAAAGCCGTTCTCCAAGCACCATGCCAGCAGATCCGCAGCCTCGGCATCATTGATCCCGCGCATCAGCACCGCGTTCACCTTCAACGGAGTCAGCCCCGCCTCAGCCGCAGCGTGCACACCCACCAGCACCTTCTCCAGCTGATCACGGCGAGTCAGCTGCGCAAACGTCTCCTTATGGATGGAGTCCAGAGAAATATTCACCCGATCCAAGCCGGCATCCGCCAAAGCCTGCGCCTTCTTCTCCAGACCGATCGCATTCGTCGTCATCGCGATCGGCAGGTCCGGGTGCTCCGCGCGGATCCCCGCGATCACATCCACCAAATCGTGCCGAACCAGCGGCTCACCACCAGTCAGCCGCAGCTCCCGCACCCCGAAGGTGTCCACGCCGATGCGCACCAGCCGAACCACCTCATCCAAGGTCATCAGCTGATCCTTCTTCAGCCACGGCAGCCCATTCTCCGGCATGCAGTACGTGCACCGCAGATTGCACTTATCGATCAGAGAGATCCGCAGATCTGTGGCCCGGCGGCCGAACTGATCCACCAGCCCCGCCTCAAGCGGATTCGGAGACGCAGGCGGCGGCTCAGCCCCCGGCACCTTCGGCATGATGGATACGCTGGTCTTCATGACAGGCAATTCTACGGGTCCCAGCTCTGCTGAACAGGGGGCAGAGCCGCTCATCGCGCCGGGTGAACACGGGAATGCCGCAGGTCATCACAACAACGCACCACACCGCGCCAGTGTCGAAGAGCACATCCGCCGCCTCGCCGAAGTGCTCAGCACCGCCCTCCGAGCACGGCGAACCGAGACCCTCCCCATCGGCGCCAACAGGCTCGCCGGACGTGTCAGCGCCCAGCGCATCACCGCACCCATGGGCCTGCCCGGGTTCGACAATTCCCAGATGGACGGGTTCGCCCTCCGTTCCGCCGACCTCGCCCTCCCCGAGGCCGAGCTGCCGGCAGCAGGCATCGCCCCCGCCGGCTCCGCGCCCCAGCAGCTCCCCGAACGAACCGCGATCGCGGTGATGACAGGCGCCCCCATCCCCGACGGCGCGGACCTCGTCATCCCCGTCGAGAAGACCCAGGACGGGTTCAAGGACGCGCAGAGAGGCGGAACCGTCCGATTCCACGGGCTGGCCGCCGAGGACCTCGTGGCCGGCACCTTCATCCGTCGCGCCGGCTCAGACATCGCCGCCGGGGACGTGCTCGCGGAGGCCGGGCAGCGGCTGACCCCAGCGGTGCTCGGCGCGCTCGCCGGCTGCGGCGTCGCCCAAGTCCCCGTCCTCGAGCAGATCCGCACCCTGCTGGTCTCCACCGGAGAAGAGATACGCGCCCCCGGTGAGACCCTCAGCCCAGGGGAGCTGTACGACGCCAACGGCGCCCTGCTCACCGGGGTGCTGGAAGAGCTCGGGCACCAGGTCCGCTCCGCGCAGCTGGCCACCGACCAGCCCGAAAGCTTCGGCGAGCAGCTCGACGCGCTCCTCGCCGAGCACCGGCCGCACCTGCTCGTCACCGTTGGAGGCGTCAGCGCCGGCGCCTACGAAGTCGTCCGCCAGACGTTCGGCCAGCGCGGAGTGAGCTTCGGCTCCGTCGCCCAGCAGCCCGGGGGACCCCAAGGCTGGGGCACCCTTCACACCGGCCAGCACCAGACAGGGGTGATCTGCCTGCCCGGCAACCCCGTCTCAGCGGCCGTGTCGCTGGAAACCCTCGTCAGGCCCGCCCTCACCGACGCGGCCCCAGAGACCCCGCCGCAGCGCCGCATCGAGGTCCGCCTCGCCGAACCGCTGACCTCCAAGCTCGGCGTCGCCCAATACCGCAGGGTCACGCTCCGCCCGGGCAACGGCGGCGAGCCCTCCGCCACGCCCGTGGGCGGGCCCAGCTCGCACCTGCTCGGCCACCTCGCCCGCGCCGACGCCCTCCTCGAACTGACCCCCCAGGACACCGACGTTCCCGCCGGCGCCCCCCGCACAGCCCTGCTGCTTCCCGGACGCAGCGCACCATGACCTGGGCGGACGGGCGTCGACGGGGCTAGGCTGGCAGAGTGACTGAACCGCAGCTCTCCCACGTCCGCGAGGACGGCAGCGCCCACATGGTCGACGTCTCCGAGAAAGCCGCCACCTCCCGCACTGCCCAAGCCCAAGCCGTGGTCGAGACCACCGACGAGGTCACCGCCCTCCTCAGCAGCGGCGGGCTGCCCAAGGGCGACGCGCTCGCCACCGCCCGCATCGGCGGAATCATGGCCGCCAAGAAGACCCCCGAGCTCATCCCGCTCTGCCACCCTCTGCCGGTGACCAACGTGACCGTAGACTTGGAAGTCGGTGCGCCAGCCTCCAACGCCGTCACCATCACCTCCCGGGTGAAGACCACAGGCCAGACCGGCGTGGAGATGGAGGCGCTCACTGCCGCCGCGGTGGCCGCCCTGACCCTGTACGACATGATCAAAGCCGTGGACAAGGCCGCCGTCATCACCGACCAGAAGGTCCTGGCCAAGTCCGGCGGCAAATCCGGCGACTGGGAGAGGTCCTGACATGTTCTATGAAGATCACGACGCCGGCGCCCGGGTGATCGCCCCGGTGATCGTCTCCACCCGCGCCGCCACCGGCCAACGCAAGGACGAGTCCGCACCGGTCATCGCCGAGCTCGCCTCAGAGATCGGGTTCGTCTGCCGACCCCCGGTGATCATCCCCGACGGCGAAGGGGTCCTGGCCGCGCTCTCCGAGCTGCTGGTGCAGACCGAGCCGCAGGTCATCGTCACCTCCGGCGGCACCGGCCTCACCCCTGATGACCTCACGCCTGAGTACACGGTCCCGCTGCTGGACAAGGAGATCCCCGGCATCATGGAGGCTGTGCGCGCCCACGGCCGGGCCCAGAACCCGCTGGCCTCCCTCTCCCGGGGGGTCGCAGGGGTGGCCGGCCGCACCGTGGTCGTCAACCTGCCCGGCTCGCCCAAAGCGGTCCGAGAAGGCATGGAGGTGCTCGTCCCGCTGCTGCCGCACCTGTGCGACCAGGTGGCCGACATCCGCGCCCACGACGACTGGGGCAGCAGAACCCCCACCTCCGAGGTGCCCGAAGGAGAAGCGCCCAGCCATGAGTGAGCAGCACGACGCCGCATCCGCTGAGCTGAGCCGAGAAGGTCTTCGCCCCGGGCAGGGGGAGGAGCCCGCCGAGAAGCGGGTGGTGCACACCTCCATCACCGAGGAGACCCTCAGCCCCGCCGAGGCCGAGGCCGCCGCCCTGGATGAGCGGGCCGGTGCTGTGGTCGTCTTCTCCGGCGTGGTCCGCAACCACGACGGGGGGCAGTCCGTCCAGCGGCTCGACTACTCCTCCCACCCCAGTGCTGAGCAGGTGCTCGCCGAGGCGGCCGCCGATATAGCCGCGAAGTTCCCCGCAGTGCGCATCTGGGCCTCCCACCGGGTCGGCCCGCTCACCGTGGGCGACCACGCCCTCGTGGCCGCTGTCGCCTCCGCCCACCGCCAGGAAGCCTTCGCCGCCTGCTCCGAACTGGTGGAGACCATCAAAGCTGAGGTGCCGATCTGGAAGAAGCAGCAGTTTGAGTCGGGAGCTTCAGAATGGGTCGGCCTATAGCGGGGATTCTGCGACCGGGCCCCGGGAAGCCGCGGCAGCGGTTTTCTGGGTGCGCCGCGGGGCGGACGGGGGCTGTAAGCCTCAGCGAAGAGCCCTCCGTGCGTCTTCGACCATCTCTTTGATGGAGCGCCGGGGGTGCCATCCGAGCCGCTGCGCCGCCTTCTCCCCAGAGGCGACCAGCACCGCCGGGTCCCCCGCCCGGCGAGGGTGCTCCACCGCCGGCACCGGGTGTCCGGTCACGACCCGCACCGCCTCAATGACCTCACGCACACTGGTGCCGGTCCCCGTGCCCAGGTTGAACACCTCGTGGCTCCCCGGCTGCGCCGCTTCCAGCGCCCTCACATGCGCGTCCGCGAGGTCCAAGACGTGGATGTAATCCCGGATGCAGGTCCCGTCCGGGGTCGGATAGTCGGTGCCGAAGATCGCCGCGGCCTCGCGCTCGCCGCCGGCGACTTTCAGCAGGTTCGGAATGAGGTGGGTCTCGGGGTCGTGCCGCTCCGCCAGGACTTGACCGTTATCGGGGAACGCCGCGCCCGCCACGTTGAAGTAGCGCAGGCTGACCGCGGCCAGGCTGTGCGCGGCCGCCTCGGCAGCAAGCATGTGATCGATGGCCAGCTTGGAGGCCCCGTACGGGTTGGTGGGCTGGGCAGGCTCCTCCTCGGTGATGTTCTGCACCTTCGCCTCCCCGTAGGTCGCTGCGGTGGAGGAGAACACTATCCGGTCCACACCGGCCTGACGCATCGCATCCAGCAGGTGCAGGGTCTCCACGATATTTCCGTGCCAGTACCGCTCCGGGTGCGCCACGGACTCCCCGACCAGGGACTTCGCAGCAAAGTGCAGAACCCCGTCGAAGCTGTGGTCAAGCACCTGCCCGGCCTCGCTGATCGCCAGCCGGTGCAGCCGTGCCCCAGCTGGAACGCCGTCGTCGTGCCCGGTGCTCAGGTTGTCCAGCACCTCCACAGTGTGCCCGGCCGCCAGCAGCTGGTAGGCCACCACCGATCCG
The sequence above is drawn from the Nesterenkonia populi genome and encodes:
- the galE gene encoding UDP-glucose 4-epimerase GalE; protein product: MKLLVTGGAGYIGSVVAYQLLAAGHTVEVLDNLSTGHDDGVPAGARLHRLAISEAGQVLDHSFDGVLHFAAKSLVGESVAHPERYWHGNIVETLHLLDAMRQAGVDRIVFSSTAATYGEAKVQNITEEEPAQPTNPYGASKLAIDHMLAAEAAAHSLAAVSLRYFNVAGAAFPDNGQVLAERHDPETHLIPNLLKVAGGEREAAAIFGTDYPTPDGTCIRDYIHVLDLADAHVRALEAAQPGSHEVFNLGTGTGTSVREVIEAVRVVTGHPVPAVEHPRRAGDPAVLVASGEKAAQRLGWHPRRSIKEMVEDARRALR